The following coding sequences lie in one Myxococcus xanthus genomic window:
- a CDS encoding CotH kinase family protein yields the protein MFLAGVAGLLVACGGNTGSRGVPAPSSEAPDNGTRPDAGLPPDGTDGGTTPDSGTGPGTPDGGEPDGGPPPQSNLCAPTAGEPRWVLEGEPVSATVTCTTGHAAPDTRFVVDNLPPGARFDVATGTLSWTPGKDQAAVWHLTLREERTGETGTLKVGVAENESAPGNVPIVDPAAYTEEFGLPVFHLSYEGGLTAGGYRPVQLVYRSQRFDLEAKYRGATSSVFPKRSLTLKFPDEDLFTEPVFGNGFEDRKRVVLITTFNDNSYMRSRLAFDVWSRMSPGHIHLRTYSAVLYANNKYVGLYTVADHVNKRLMAAHGIDKDADAFKAVDNRANFSRLRKDGTPKSSLHEGFEKSEGAPEEGEPGAFAPLEALTAFIADSDADAFRAGFPQRMNARDYEDWWIFNTLILGVDSQAKNAYHAYDPATGGPWRFIPWDLDASFGQSYDTTRTSPTARPTFREDNLLFQRMLADPTIAGPMRERYRALLRDTLNVEVMRALIDGYVQETAPSARRDWAKWGEKHRNFGDPNDPWGGHGNFPHWHTRQDFNSYEEEVEYVRQWIRTRWGALESQLP from the coding sequence ATGTTTCTGGCCGGAGTCGCGGGGCTGCTGGTGGCATGCGGTGGCAACACCGGAAGCCGTGGCGTTCCGGCCCCCTCCAGCGAGGCCCCTGACAACGGGACGCGTCCCGACGCGGGCCTGCCTCCCGATGGCACGGACGGAGGGACGACACCCGACTCGGGAACCGGCCCAGGCACTCCGGACGGCGGCGAGCCCGATGGCGGCCCACCGCCGCAGTCCAACCTCTGCGCCCCCACCGCGGGCGAGCCACGCTGGGTGCTCGAGGGCGAGCCCGTCTCCGCCACCGTGACGTGCACCACCGGCCACGCAGCGCCGGACACGCGCTTCGTCGTGGACAACCTGCCACCCGGCGCCCGCTTCGATGTGGCCACGGGCACCTTGAGCTGGACGCCCGGCAAGGACCAGGCCGCCGTGTGGCACCTCACGCTCCGGGAAGAGCGCACCGGCGAGACGGGCACGCTCAAGGTCGGCGTGGCGGAGAACGAGTCCGCGCCCGGCAACGTCCCCATCGTCGACCCGGCGGCCTACACGGAGGAGTTCGGCCTGCCGGTGTTCCACCTCTCCTACGAGGGCGGCTTGACGGCGGGCGGCTACCGGCCGGTGCAACTCGTCTACCGGAGCCAGCGCTTCGACCTGGAGGCGAAGTACCGGGGCGCCACCTCCAGCGTGTTCCCCAAGCGCAGCCTCACGCTGAAGTTCCCGGACGAGGACCTCTTCACCGAGCCTGTCTTCGGAAACGGCTTCGAGGACCGCAAGCGCGTGGTGCTCATCACCACGTTCAATGACAACTCCTACATGCGCTCGCGGCTCGCCTTCGACGTGTGGAGCCGGATGAGCCCGGGCCACATCCACCTGCGCACCTACAGCGCGGTGCTCTACGCCAACAACAAATACGTCGGCCTCTACACGGTGGCGGACCACGTCAACAAGCGCCTGATGGCCGCGCACGGCATCGACAAGGACGCGGACGCCTTCAAGGCCGTGGACAACCGCGCCAACTTCTCGCGCCTGCGCAAGGACGGCACGCCCAAGAGCAGCCTCCACGAAGGCTTCGAGAAGTCGGAGGGCGCTCCCGAGGAAGGCGAGCCTGGCGCCTTCGCGCCCCTGGAAGCGCTCACCGCCTTCATCGCGGACTCGGACGCGGACGCCTTCCGCGCCGGCTTCCCGCAGCGGATGAATGCGCGGGACTACGAGGACTGGTGGATCTTCAACACGCTCATCCTGGGCGTGGACTCGCAGGCGAAGAATGCCTACCACGCCTACGACCCGGCCACCGGCGGCCCCTGGCGCTTCATCCCCTGGGACTTGGACGCGAGCTTCGGGCAGTCCTACGACACCACCCGGACCTCCCCCACGGCGCGCCCCACGTTCCGCGAGGACAACCTGCTCTTCCAGCGCATGCTGGCCGACCCCACCATCGCCGGGCCCATGCGCGAGCGCTACCGGGCGCTGCTGCGCGACACGCTGAACGTGGAGGTCATGCGGGCCCTCATCGACGGCTACGTCCAGGAGACGGCGCCTTCCGCGCGGCGAGACTGGGCGAAGTGGGGTGAGAAGCACCGCAACTTCGGCGACCCGAATGACCCGTGGGGCGGCCACGGCAACTTCCCCCACTGGCACACGCGCCAGGACTTCAACTCCTACGAGGAGGAAGTCGAGTACGTGCGCCAGTGGATTCGGACCCGCTGGGGCGCGCTGGAGAGCCAGCTGCCCTGA
- a CDS encoding MerR family transcriptional regulator, whose amino-acid sequence MPTRPAPRRPDAAPLRISELARAAGVGIPTLRFYERRKLLPPPRRTQSGYREYTPGDVTRVRFIRRSQELGFTLREVAAFLAMSDGRIPSPSEVETFAAAKLQAIDARVKDLQRMKRAIQKLLAQGGCPPDTACPVIASLGALPPAASTSRQQPTPRGVPGTSRNG is encoded by the coding sequence ATGCCCACGCGCCCCGCTCCCAGACGGCCTGACGCCGCCCCCCTCCGCATCAGCGAGCTGGCACGGGCCGCGGGCGTGGGCATTCCCACGCTCCGGTTCTACGAGCGGCGCAAGCTGCTGCCCCCACCCCGCCGGACGCAGAGCGGCTACCGCGAGTACACCCCCGGGGACGTGACGCGCGTGCGCTTCATCCGGCGCTCGCAGGAGCTGGGCTTCACGCTGCGGGAGGTCGCCGCCTTCCTCGCGATGTCGGACGGGCGCATCCCCTCGCCCTCCGAGGTGGAGACCTTCGCAGCGGCGAAGCTCCAGGCCATCGACGCGCGCGTGAAGGACCTCCAGCGGATGAAGCGCGCCATCCAGAAGCTGCTGGCGCAGGGAGGTTGCCCACCCGACACCGCATGCCCCGTCATTGCCTCACTGGGCGCCCTCCCTCCGGCGGCGTCCACGAGCCGACAACAGCCGACACCACGGGGGGTGCCAGGCACGTCACGGAATGGTTAA
- a CDS encoding abortive infection system antitoxin AbiGi family protein — MSDFVVHFTKPGPPYLDAYQNMMSILGARTLIPGAEGFGIARREPAVAERHRSVCFSEIPLDQLARLVQRRSLYGIGFSKSYILSQGGGPVWYVQYASPAHLALKHQVERALAATSPQQEPIWSMTPFVDIQGDHHNAPYSYRFDWEREWRVPGLLRFTEYDVAALFLPEELHDTAREFFAWAVREKAGPGYFCPCLDPLWKSDQIAEALAKHASDSVRLKAG; from the coding sequence ATGTCTGACTTCGTGGTTCACTTCACGAAGCCGGGACCGCCCTATCTTGACGCCTACCAGAACATGATGAGCATCCTCGGCGCCCGGACGCTCATCCCCGGCGCCGAGGGCTTCGGCATCGCCCGCCGGGAGCCCGCCGTCGCCGAGCGCCACCGCTCCGTGTGCTTCAGCGAGATTCCCCTGGACCAGCTCGCCCGGCTCGTCCAGCGCCGCAGCCTGTATGGCATTGGCTTCAGCAAGAGCTACATCCTCTCCCAGGGCGGCGGCCCCGTCTGGTACGTCCAGTACGCCTCCCCCGCGCACCTCGCCCTGAAGCATCAGGTGGAGCGCGCGCTCGCGGCGACTTCGCCCCAGCAAGAGCCCATCTGGTCCATGACGCCCTTCGTGGACATCCAGGGCGACCACCACAACGCGCCCTACAGCTACCGCTTCGACTGGGAGCGCGAGTGGCGCGTGCCGGGCCTGCTCCGCTTCACCGAGTACGACGTCGCCGCCCTCTTCCTCCCCGAGGAGCTCCACGACACCGCCCGCGAATTCTTCGCCTGGGCCGTGCGCGAGAAGGCGGGCCCCGGCTACTTCTGCCCCTGCCTGGACCCGCTGTGGAAGTCGGACCAGATCGCCGAGGCGCTTGCGAAGCACGCCTCTGATTCCGTGCGCCTCAAGGCTGGATAG
- a CDS encoding cytochrome P450 produces the protein MSIHPAGASTAAPLPPMSPGAPLLGHLRALRKDPLHFLQAQVREYGDVVRLPMGPACLILVAHPDGVRHVLQDHARNYSKQSRGFMVLRELLGHGLLTSEGDHWLRQRRLAQPAFHRQRVAGFASTMVDAAEDLAATLETRADTGAAFNVAEDFTRLTLRIASTTLFGADVSSAARDIAKVLSRMQVFVYKRLTQPVPIPLRLPLPAHRQFERDVGSLDRVVHGIIAKRRREGSEHHDLLQMMMEAHDDDTGERMSDTQLRDEVLTVLIAGHETTASALAWTIMLLSQHPGVRRDMESELARELGGRNPTHEDLPRLELTRRVVDESMRLYPPAWTLSRIATEEDLVCGFRIPEGAHLMLAPWVTHRHPRIWDNPEGFDPDRFLPEQEQARPRFAWFPFGGGPRQCIGNQFALMELVLVLATLFQRVRLNLTPGQVIHPTPAITLRPRPGVWVTASRP, from the coding sequence ATGTCCATCCATCCAGCGGGTGCGTCGACCGCCGCGCCCCTTCCGCCCATGTCACCAGGAGCCCCGCTGCTCGGACATCTCCGTGCCCTGAGAAAGGACCCGCTCCACTTCCTGCAAGCCCAGGTGCGGGAATACGGCGACGTGGTGCGCCTCCCCATGGGGCCCGCCTGCCTCATCCTGGTGGCGCACCCGGATGGCGTGCGCCACGTCCTTCAAGACCATGCGCGCAACTACAGCAAACAGTCACGCGGATTCATGGTGCTTCGAGAACTGCTGGGCCACGGCCTGCTCACCAGCGAGGGTGACCATTGGCTGCGGCAGCGCCGGCTCGCGCAACCCGCTTTCCATCGCCAACGCGTCGCGGGCTTCGCGAGCACCATGGTGGACGCGGCTGAGGACCTCGCCGCCACGCTGGAGACCCGCGCCGACACGGGCGCCGCGTTCAATGTGGCCGAGGACTTCACCCGCCTGACGCTTCGTATCGCCAGCACGACGTTGTTCGGCGCCGACGTCAGCAGCGCCGCGCGTGACATCGCGAAGGTGCTGAGCCGGATGCAAGTGTTTGTCTACAAGCGGCTCACGCAACCCGTGCCGATTCCCTTGCGCCTACCGCTTCCCGCCCATCGGCAATTCGAGCGCGACGTCGGCAGCCTGGACCGCGTGGTGCACGGCATCATCGCGAAGCGACGGCGCGAGGGGAGTGAGCACCACGACCTGCTGCAGATGATGATGGAGGCACACGACGACGACACGGGCGAGCGGATGAGCGACACGCAGCTCCGCGACGAGGTCCTGACCGTGCTGATCGCCGGCCATGAAACGACGGCGAGCGCGCTGGCATGGACCATCATGCTGTTGTCCCAGCACCCGGGCGTGCGCAGGGACATGGAGTCAGAGCTGGCACGTGAACTGGGAGGCCGCAACCCCACGCACGAGGACCTGCCCCGGCTGGAACTCACCCGCCGAGTGGTGGACGAATCCATGCGGCTCTATCCGCCGGCATGGACCCTCTCCCGGATCGCCACCGAGGAGGACCTCGTGTGCGGATTCCGGATTCCCGAAGGCGCCCATCTGATGCTCGCGCCCTGGGTGACGCACCGGCACCCGCGCATCTGGGACAATCCAGAAGGCTTCGACCCGGACCGCTTCCTCCCCGAACAGGAGCAGGCGCGTCCACGCTTCGCCTGGTTCCCGTTCGGCGGAGGGCCGCGCCAGTGCATTGGCAACCAATTCGCGCTGATGGAGCTGGTGTTGGTGCTGGCCACCCTGTTCCAACGCGTCCGGCTCAACCTGACGCCGGGTCAGGTCATCCACCCCACGCCCGCCATCACCCTGCGCCCCAGGCCCGGCGTCTGGGTCACGGCCTCGCGGCCCTGA
- a CDS encoding energy transducer TonB, with the protein METLFRNGRLALAAVLVLALSPMALAAAGSPQLQAFFQQDLTSADYQQKVYSRVAGKWRQPGAKGTPGLGKKTVVRAVIGRDGKLLSADVSTESGSKTWDAAALSAVKKAAPFPPLPASFPGATLDAHFHVAWVAGP; encoded by the coding sequence TTGGAAACCCTGTTCCGAAATGGTCGCCTGGCGCTCGCCGCCGTGCTCGTCCTGGCCCTGTCGCCCATGGCCCTGGCCGCCGCGGGCAGTCCGCAGCTCCAGGCCTTCTTCCAGCAGGATCTGACCAGCGCCGACTACCAGCAGAAGGTCTACTCGCGCGTCGCGGGGAAGTGGCGGCAACCCGGCGCCAAGGGCACGCCCGGGTTGGGAAAGAAGACGGTGGTCCGGGCCGTGATTGGCCGGGACGGCAAGCTCCTCTCCGCCGACGTGTCCACGGAGTCCGGTTCGAAGACGTGGGATGCCGCCGCGCTGTCGGCCGTGAAGAAGGCCGCGCCCTTCCCGCCGCTGCCGGCGAGCTTCCCCGGCGCCACGCTGGATGCCCACTTCCACGTGGCCTGGGTGGCCGGGCCCTGA
- the deoD gene encoding purine-nucleoside phosphorylase produces the protein MATPHISAAPGDFADVVLMPGDPLRARYISDRFLEGAREVTSVRNMLGFTGTFRGRRVSVMGHGMGVPSISIYATELIKTYGVRVLIRVGSCGALSTDVKVREVIVATGAGTDSNVNRMRLMGHDFAAVADFTLARRAMEAAERRNKPVRAGPVFTSDLFYHPQEQLNATLARMGVLAVEMEVAGLYGVAAESGARALGLLTVSDHIITGESLTPQERQTTFDEMIELALDVAHAEPTP, from the coding sequence ATGGCGACTCCTCATATCTCCGCTGCCCCTGGTGACTTCGCTGACGTGGTCCTCATGCCCGGCGACCCGCTCCGGGCTCGTTACATCTCCGACCGCTTCCTGGAAGGTGCCCGCGAGGTCACCTCCGTGCGCAACATGCTCGGCTTCACCGGGACCTTCCGGGGCCGGCGCGTGTCGGTGATGGGGCATGGCATGGGCGTTCCCTCCATCTCCATCTACGCCACCGAGCTCATCAAGACGTATGGGGTGCGCGTGCTCATCCGCGTGGGCAGCTGCGGCGCGCTGAGCACCGACGTGAAGGTCCGGGAGGTCATCGTCGCGACGGGGGCCGGCACGGACTCCAACGTGAATCGGATGCGGCTGATGGGGCATGACTTCGCCGCGGTGGCGGACTTCACGCTCGCGCGCCGGGCCATGGAGGCGGCGGAGCGGCGCAACAAGCCTGTGCGCGCCGGCCCCGTCTTCACCTCCGACCTCTTCTACCACCCGCAGGAGCAGCTCAACGCCACCCTGGCGCGGATGGGTGTCCTGGCCGTCGAGATGGAGGTCGCCGGCCTCTACGGCGTGGCCGCGGAGTCGGGCGCCCGTGCGCTGGGGCTGCTCACGGTGTCGGACCACATCATCACCGGGGAGAGCCTCACGCCGCAGGAGCGGCAGACGACGTTCGACGAGATGATTGAGCTCGCCCTGGACGTCGCACACGCCGAACCCACGCCGTAG
- a CDS encoding penicillin-insensitive murein endopeptidase: protein MAAAKPPPEAPPLASAPAAEPVAEAASEPTSTADGCALSAEDLESEEEELAEGEGDDGEKETPDAVAAGAASTGPLYTADISDAELARRWKDEIASLGSMAVGFAHSGRLVNARQFPQGDDWIVVTPAGAWATEETVNYLAEAIRDVRARFPNAPPLRVNGMSHKEGGYMRPHKSHQNGRDVDVGFYYPTVDPIRTRAREHVIDVGMNWEFIRSVLVKTDVQMILVDRRVRKVIYDHAVRAGEDKAWLDSIFNDGPTGVVRHARGHRDHFHIRFHNPRAQELGRRVQPFLALQPEHNVTTHRIRNGDTLGGIALKYGSSVAMIKKANRMKNNFLRAGNRLSVPLRGPCTNCPVPPPFVLPTRRLPPDAVAPAMVAAAPSAKAENGCARPEGAVAQEAATVVPVVGAASVEAASTVLSSAPAGESAPVVRSAVGTSVDVAAVKPAAGTSVNVASTVKPANAVNVASTVVPAAAEGASATTPAATDTAVAHPASAKPAPAEQAAASSPAPAAKPTVVPTREKGEGAAGITHGR from the coding sequence GTGGCCGCCGCCAAGCCGCCACCAGAGGCTCCGCCGCTGGCGTCCGCTCCCGCCGCCGAGCCGGTGGCAGAGGCTGCTTCCGAGCCCACGTCCACCGCGGATGGCTGCGCGCTGAGCGCGGAGGACCTGGAGTCCGAGGAGGAGGAGCTGGCCGAGGGCGAGGGCGACGACGGCGAGAAGGAGACGCCGGACGCCGTGGCCGCGGGCGCCGCTTCGACAGGGCCGCTCTACACGGCTGACATCTCCGATGCGGAGCTGGCGCGGCGGTGGAAGGACGAGATTGCCTCGCTGGGCTCCATGGCCGTGGGCTTCGCGCACAGCGGCCGGCTGGTGAACGCCAGGCAGTTCCCCCAGGGGGACGATTGGATCGTTGTTACTCCCGCGGGCGCCTGGGCCACCGAGGAGACCGTCAACTACCTGGCCGAGGCCATCCGCGACGTGCGCGCCCGCTTCCCGAATGCGCCTCCGCTGCGGGTCAATGGGATGAGCCACAAGGAGGGCGGCTACATGCGCCCTCACAAGAGCCACCAGAACGGCCGTGACGTGGACGTGGGCTTCTACTACCCGACGGTGGACCCCATCCGGACCCGCGCGCGCGAGCACGTCATCGACGTGGGCATGAACTGGGAGTTCATCCGCTCGGTGCTCGTGAAGACGGACGTGCAGATGATTCTCGTCGACCGTCGCGTGCGGAAGGTCATCTACGACCACGCCGTGCGCGCGGGCGAGGACAAGGCGTGGTTGGACTCGATTTTCAATGACGGCCCCACGGGCGTCGTCCGGCACGCCCGCGGCCACCGCGACCACTTCCACATCCGCTTCCACAATCCGCGTGCCCAGGAGCTGGGCCGTCGGGTGCAGCCGTTCCTGGCGCTCCAGCCGGAGCACAATGTGACGACGCACCGCATCCGGAACGGTGACACGCTGGGCGGCATCGCGCTCAAGTACGGGTCGTCGGTGGCGATGATCAAGAAGGCCAACCGGATGAAGAACAACTTCCTGCGCGCCGGGAATCGGCTGTCCGTGCCCCTTCGCGGGCCCTGCACGAACTGTCCCGTGCCGCCGCCGTTCGTGCTGCCCACCCGGCGCCTGCCGCCGGACGCGGTGGCTCCGGCGATGGTCGCCGCCGCTCCCTCGGCGAAGGCGGAGAACGGTTGTGCGCGGCCGGAGGGGGCTGTTGCGCAGGAGGCGGCCACGGTCGTTCCCGTGGTGGGCGCGGCCTCCGTCGAGGCGGCTTCGACCGTGTTGTCCTCCGCTCCCGCTGGGGAGTCGGCTCCGGTGGTGAGGTCGGCTGTGGGGACCTCCGTGGACGTGGCTGCGGTGAAGCCTGCTGCAGGGACGTCCGTCAATGTGGCTTCGACGGTGAAGCCCGCGAACGCCGTCAACGTGGCGTCGACGGTGGTTCCCGCCGCGGCGGAAGGGGCCTCGGCGACGACGCCCGCCGCCACGGATACCGCGGTGGCGCATCCCGCTTCCGCCAAGCCGGCTCCGGCGGAGCAGGCCGCTGCGTCCAGCCCGGCTCCGGCGGCGAAGCCCACCGTCGTACCGACGCGCGAGAAGGGCGAGGGCGCCGCGGGCATCACTCACGGCCGCTGA
- a CDS encoding alpha-ketoglutarate-dependent dioxygenase AlkB — protein sequence MAFSPHKGRSLAHKARQRSPGHHYNASFMSAADRAEALSWLATLHPLWEERYSKHFPPPPGQSQRRLLRPVYWLGNWQFACLDYYHPPKGILNRCVQAEPFPAVLQRQVTKIEELARRMYRGPDMPPRWHLNTCLVNFYGSRLEDGRWVDTARVGEHKDFEPGPVASLSFGERALIQFVTSTRPGERDAVVLEQWLDDGSLQLFGGARWKDQTFHRVQRVDTRTGKTLAPELPDFRTRRINLTFRYVPDEHVIPFAALSPEAREDVRPYMAQLAQGSAFFRDALAREAPGTPA from the coding sequence ATGGCGTTTTCACCGCACAAGGGCCGCTCGCTGGCCCACAAGGCCCGTCAGCGCTCCCCCGGCCACCACTACAACGCGAGCTTCATGTCCGCCGCCGACCGCGCGGAGGCCCTGAGCTGGCTCGCGACGCTCCACCCGCTGTGGGAAGAGCGCTACTCCAAGCACTTCCCCCCGCCACCGGGGCAGTCCCAGCGGCGGCTGCTGCGGCCGGTGTACTGGCTCGGCAACTGGCAGTTCGCGTGCCTCGACTACTACCACCCGCCCAAGGGCATCCTGAACCGGTGCGTCCAGGCCGAGCCCTTTCCGGCGGTGCTCCAGCGCCAGGTGACGAAAATCGAGGAGCTGGCGCGGCGGATGTACCGCGGGCCGGACATGCCTCCCCGCTGGCACCTCAACACCTGCCTGGTGAACTTCTACGGGAGCCGGTTGGAGGACGGGCGCTGGGTGGACACCGCCCGCGTGGGCGAGCACAAGGACTTCGAGCCGGGCCCCGTGGCCTCGCTGTCCTTCGGTGAGCGTGCCCTCATCCAGTTCGTCACCTCCACCCGCCCGGGCGAGCGCGACGCGGTGGTGCTGGAGCAGTGGCTGGATGACGGCTCGCTCCAGCTCTTCGGTGGTGCGCGCTGGAAGGACCAGACGTTCCACCGCGTGCAGCGGGTGGACACGCGCACGGGCAAGACGCTGGCCCCGGAGCTGCCGGACTTCCGCACCCGCCGCATCAACCTGACGTTCCGCTACGTGCCGGACGAACACGTCATTCCGTTCGCCGCGCTCTCCCCCGAGGCGCGCGAGGACGTGCGGCCCTACATGGCGCAGCTCGCCCAGGGCAGCGCCTTCTTCCGCGATGCCCTGGCGCGCGAGGCGCCGGGCACGCCGGCCTGA
- a CDS encoding DEAD/DEAH box helicase translates to MSDSFEQLGLSRETLGALRRARFTQPTPIQQQAIPPALDGRDVIGCAATGTGKTAAYVLPLVERLAGKKGTLALVLAPTRELVQQIAEPVRFFAEPRRLTHATVIGGEDMGAQVNALKTLPSFVIATPGRLVDLMENTDIRFPHLEALVLDEADRMLDMGFLPQLERIVAHLPRRRQTLLFSATLGPDVTRFAKSRLYKPVRLEVTRSGTPAERAEQRLYFLRPEEKTPLLLTLLAQDSATALVFTRAKERVDKVQRALQRAGHRTAVLHADRTQNQRKQAMEGFRNGTYRCLVATDIAARGLDVEDVGHVINYDLPHAPEDYVHRIGRTARAAASGVASTFATTREGQVITRIEQLMRSEIPRVQVPREDPVFKEAWESFLAAQKDPGPPQKDHGQSKRTPDQAPGRHARSHGKRRS, encoded by the coding sequence GTGAGCGACTCCTTCGAACAACTGGGCCTCTCGCGGGAGACGCTGGGCGCCCTGCGCCGCGCGCGTTTCACGCAGCCCACCCCCATCCAGCAGCAGGCCATTCCTCCAGCACTCGACGGTAGGGATGTCATCGGCTGCGCGGCCACCGGAACGGGCAAGACGGCCGCGTATGTCCTCCCGCTGGTGGAACGGCTCGCGGGCAAGAAGGGCACGCTCGCGCTGGTGCTGGCCCCCACGCGTGAGCTGGTCCAGCAGATCGCTGAGCCGGTGCGCTTCTTCGCGGAGCCCCGCCGCCTCACGCACGCCACCGTCATTGGCGGCGAGGACATGGGCGCGCAGGTCAATGCCCTGAAGACGCTGCCCTCCTTCGTCATCGCCACGCCCGGGCGGCTGGTGGACCTGATGGAGAACACCGACATCCGCTTCCCGCACCTGGAAGCGCTCGTCCTCGACGAAGCGGACCGGATGCTCGACATGGGCTTCCTGCCGCAGCTCGAACGCATCGTCGCCCACCTGCCTCGCCGCCGGCAGACGCTGCTGTTCTCCGCGACGCTCGGGCCCGACGTCACCCGCTTCGCCAAGAGCCGGCTGTACAAGCCCGTGCGCCTGGAGGTCACCCGCAGCGGCACGCCCGCCGAGCGCGCCGAGCAACGGCTGTACTTCCTCCGGCCCGAGGAGAAGACGCCGCTGCTGCTCACCCTGCTGGCCCAGGACTCTGCGACGGCGCTGGTGTTCACCCGGGCGAAGGAGCGCGTGGACAAGGTCCAGCGGGCGCTCCAGCGCGCGGGACACCGGACCGCGGTGCTGCACGCGGACCGCACGCAGAACCAGCGCAAGCAGGCCATGGAGGGATTCCGGAACGGCACCTACCGCTGCCTCGTGGCCACCGACATCGCGGCGCGCGGGCTGGACGTGGAGGACGTGGGCCACGTCATCAACTACGACCTGCCCCATGCGCCCGAGGACTACGTGCACCGCATCGGCCGCACAGCCCGGGCCGCCGCCAGCGGCGTCGCCTCGACCTTCGCCACCACGCGCGAAGGGCAGGTCATCACGCGCATCGAGCAGCTGATGCGCTCGGAGATTCCCCGCGTCCAGGTGCCGCGCGAGGACCCCGTCTTCAAGGAGGCGTGGGAGAGCTTCCTCGCCGCGCAGAAGGACCCGGGCCCTCCGCAGAAGGACCACGGACAGTCGAAGCGCACGCCGGACCAGGCACCGGGACGGCACGCGCGCTCGCATGGCAAGCGCCGCTCGTAG